Below is a genomic region from Bordetella pertussis 18323.
CCGCAAAGTCATGCTGCAAGTGGCCGCCGGCCGCAATCTCGCCGTCCTGGTCGAAGCCGCCGTACGCAATACCATCCTCAAGCTGCGCGGCATCGACACGCTGGGCGAATTCATGGAACGCCAGGCCATGGCGATCCTGCAAAGCAGCAAGTAACGCCACGGTGCCTGTCCCCCTTGCGGGGACTGGCACCCACACCGAACCCCGCCCTACCGCCCCGCTCCGCTCTCCCGCGTGCGTTTCACGTCCAGCGGCGTGACCGCGTCGGCCTGGTTGCCCCAGCTGTTGCGCACGTACGAAACCAGCATGGCGATGTCGTTGTCCGGCAGCGCCTGCGCGAACGGCGGCATGCCATGCGGGCGCGGGTTGGCCGCGGTCGCTGGCGCGAAGCCGCCATCGAGCACCATGCGTATCACGTTGGCCGGTTCGGCCGCGATGACGCTGGGGTTGCCGGCCAGCGCGGGCCAGGCGGGGAAACTGCCCTTGCCGTCGGCCTGGTGGCACTGCGCGCAATGCTGGCCGTACAGCTTGCCGCCCAGCTCCATCACCGTCGCGGACGGGGCGCCGCGCCTGGCGGGCGGCGACGCCGCCGCCGGCAAGGACTTGAGGTAGGTGCCGATGGCCAGCGCGTCGTCGCCGCTGAGATACTGCGTGCTGCCCAGCACCACTTCGGCCATGGGGCCGGCCACGGTCGAGTGCGGCGCGATGCCGGTCGTCAGCAGCGCGGCGATGTCCTGCGCGCTCCAGTCGCCCAGGCCGGTGCCCGGCTGGCCGGTCAGCGGCGGCGCGTACCAGCCCAGCCCGTCGATCATGCCTCCGCCCAGCGCCTCGGCGGCGCGGGTGGCCCCCAGGCTGTTGCGCGGCGTATGGCAGGCCGCGCAGTGGCCCAGCCCTTCGGTCAGGTAGCGCCCGCGATTCCACTGCAGCGACTGCCCGGGATCGGCCTGCGGCCCGCCCGGCTCGAAATACAGCGCCCGCCACGCCGCCAGCAGCAGGCGCTGGTCGTACGGCGACGCCAGCTCGTGCGGGCGACTGGCCTGGCGCACCGGCTCGACCGTGCGCAGGAAGGCGTACAGCGCATCGGCGTCGGCGCGCGTCATGCGGGTGTATTCGGTGTACGGAAAGGCCGGGTACAGCAGCCGTCCGCCGGGGCCTTTGCCGTTGTGCAATACCTGCCAGAAATCGTCGGCGCTCCAGCCGCCGATGCCGGTTTCGGCGTCGGGCGTGATGTTCGGTCCATACAAGGTGCCGAACGGCGTGGGAATGGGCGTGCCGCCCGCGTAGGCCTGCCCGCCGCGCGCGGTGTGGCAGGCCATGCAATTGCCGGCCCGCGCCAGGTAGCGCCCTTGCTCGACCAGCTCGTCGGCTGATCCGGTGGCCGGCGCGGCTTGCGGGCCGGCGGGCACGTGGTCGCGGGTGCCCAGCCAATACAGGGTGGCGACGGCGGCCAGCAGGGCCAGGATGGCGACGACGAGGACGCGCTTGATGATCTTCATGGCCGCCTCCTCAATGCCCCGCCTGGCTGCCGCACTCCAGCGGCAGCGTCAGCGAGCCGGCCGGTTGCGGCGTGTACGGATGTCCCACCGGCTGGCCAGCCAGGCCGACACCGCGCCGATATCCTCGGGCGTCAGCTTGAGCGAGACCTGCGCCATGCAGTCGGGCTCGGCGGCGCGCCGCAGGCCGTTCTGCCAGCTGCCGATCTGCGCCACGAGGTAATCGCGCGGCAGGCCGAGCAGGCCCGGGATGGCCGGCGCGACGCCGGCCAGCGATGCGCCATGGCAGGACGCACAGGAAGGGATAGCGCGGGCCGGGTCGCCCTCGCGCACCAGCAAGCGGCCGCGCTCGACCAGGGCGGCCGAGGCTTCGACGCGCGCCGGCGGCGGATAGGGCACGTCCTGGCCGGCGAAGTATACCGCCATCTCGCGCAGATACGCATCGGGCAGGCCGTTGAGCAGATGCGCCATGGGCGGATACTGGCGCCGGGCATCGCGAAAATTCAGCAACTGGTGGTACAGATAATCCTGCGGCTTGCCCGCCAGGCGCGGATAGTAGCCGTCGGGGCCGGCGCGGCCCTGTTCGCCATGGCAGGCCGTACAGGCGGCGACCCGGGCGGCCATGGTGTCGGGCCGCAGCGCGGCCTCGCCCTGGGCCACGGCCTGGGACATCGCCAGCATGCCCGCGGCTGCGGCCAGCACGCCACACGCGGCGCGCCAGGCTCGCATTGCAATACGCAAATCGGATTTGAAGGCTAACATCGGACTGTCGAAGTTGACGCGGGCCCGGCCCGCCGGAACGTCGGCCGCTTGGCCGACTGCCAGGATACCCGCCTGCCCGCCATCGGGACAGGCGCAGATCCGGCAGCCGAGACCATAGCAGATGCCGGCCGGCGCGCACGGGCGATCGAATTCCATGCCACAATCACAGCCATGTTGAGAGTCGTCCTTATTACCGGCATTTCCGGCTCCGGCAAGTCGGTCGCCCTGCGCCTGCTCGAAGATGCGGGATTCACCTGCATCGACAACCTGCCGGTGCGCTTTCTGGCCGAATTCATCGCCAATGCCCGCGATGACGCCATGGAACGGGTCGCCGTCGCCATCGACGTGCGCTCACCCGGCGAGCTGGCCGAACTGCCCGATGTCATCACCGCCTCGCGCGCCATGGGCACCAGCCTGAGCGTGATCTTCCTCGACGCCAACACCGACACGCTGGTGCAGCGCTATTCCGAGTCGCGGCGCCGCCACCCGCTGACCGACCGCCTGGCGCGCGGCGGCAAGACCCCGTCGCTGGCCGAGTGCATCGCGCTGGAACGCGAGCTGATGGCGCCGCTGCGCGACCAGGAACACGTCATCGACACCTCGGATCTCACGCCGGGCCAGTTGCGCGCCTGGATCCGCGACCTGATCCAGGCCGACCGGCCGCCGCTGGTGCTGACTTTCGAATCGTTCGCCTACAAGCGCGGCGTGCCCAGCGACGCGGACCTGATGTTCGACGTGCGCTGCCTGCCCAACCCCTACTACGACCGCACCCTGCGCCCCCTGACCGGCCGCGACGAACCGGTGGCCACCTGGCTGGGCGGCTTCGATATCGTGACCCAGATGATCGACGATATCGCCGCGTTCATCCGCCGCTGGCTGCCCCAGTACACGCAGGACACCCGCAACTACCTCACCGTCGCCATCGGCTGCACGGGCGGGCAGCACCGCTCGGTATACGTGGTCGAGCAACTGGCGCGGCGCTTCTCCGACCACGACCCGCTGCTGGTGCGCCACCGCACCCAACTGCCCGACGACCCCGCATGATCCGTTCGCGTCCGCTTGCCCTCCTGTCGACACTGCTGCTGGCGCTGGCCATCGCAGGCTGCTCCACGCCAGGCAAGAAACGCGGCGGCTACTACAAGGACGACGGCCCCGACGCCAACCCGCCGTCCAACCTCGACAACGTGCCCGACGCGACGCCGCGCCTCGAACCGCTGGCCAGCGGCCCGAACCGGCCCTATGTGGTGTTCGGCAAGCGCTATGTGCCCGACACCAGCGAACGCCCGTTCCGCCAGCAGGGCCTGGCCTCCTGGTACGGCAAGAAGTTCCATGGTAACTCGACCTCCAACGGCGAGTCGTACGACATGTACGCCATGACGGCGGCGCATCCGACGATGCCGATTCCCAGCTACGCGCGCGTCACCAGCAAGATCAACGGGCGCACGGTCATCGTGCGGGTCAATGACCGCGGACCGTTCCACAGCGACCGCATCATGGACCTGTCCTATGTGGCGGCCCACAAGCTGGGCATCATCGGCCCGGGCAGCGGGCCCGTCACCGTCGAGCGCATCCTGCCTGCCGAGATCCTCGCGATGAATGGCGGCGCGGCGGCGCCACGGCCCGGGCCCGCCTCGGCCACCGGGCCGCTGCCCGTTGCCGCGCCCAGCGCGGCCGCCGCCGTCGAGCTGCACCCCGCGACCCAGCTCGCCTCGAACGCGCCGACGCCGCCGCGCCCGGCCGCGGGCGCGGGCAGCGGCGTCTACCTGCAACTGGGCGCCTTCAGCCAGCCGGCCAACGCCGAATCGCTGGTCAGCCGCATCAACGGGCAACTGGATCCGGCCAGCGGCATTCCGCCGGCGGTGGTCGAGCAGGCCAACAACCTGTACCGCGTACGCATCGGCCCCTACGCCACGCGCGAAGCGGCGCTGGGCGCGGTGCAGCCGGTGGCCGACCGCACCGGCATCCTGCCCAGTCTCAGCGCCACGCCCTAGGTGTGAAGATTCAATAGGTTGTATGCATGGTTCATCCGAACCGGATTTGAGAAACTGGAAATCGCCACCCCCCCAGTTCACTCAAGGAGCCCGGCCGGATGAACACCCATAAGCATGCCCGATTGACCTTCCTACGTCGACTCGAAATGGTCCAGCAATTGATCGCCCATCAAGTTTGTGTGCCTGAAGCGGCCCGCGCCTATGGGGTCACCGCGCCGACTGTGCGCAAATGGCTGGGCCGCTTCCTGGCTCAGGGCCAGGCGGGCTTGGCCGATGCGTCCTCGCGCCCGACGGTCTCGCCCCGAGCGATTGCGCCGGCCAAGGCGCTGGCTATCGTGGAGCTGCGCCGCAAGCGGCTGACCCAAGCGCGCATCGCCCAGGCGCTGGGCGTGTCAGCCAGCACCGTCAGCCGCGTCCTGGCCCGCGCCGGTCTGTCGCACCTGGCCGACCTGGAGCCGGCCGAGCCGGTGGTGCGCTACGAGCATCAGGCCCCCGGCGATCTGCTGCACATCGACATCAAGAAGCTGGGACGTATCCAGCGCCCTGGCCACCGGGTCACGGGCAACCGACGCGATACCGTTGAGGGGGCCGGCTGGGACTTCGTCTTCGTGGCCATCGATGACCACGCCCGCGTGGCCTTCACCGACATCCACCCCGACGAGCGCTTCCCCAGCGCCGTCCAGTTCCTCAAGGACGCAGTGGCCTACTACCAGCGCCTGGGCGTGACCATCCAGCGCTTGCTCACCGACAATGGCTCGGCCTTTCGCAGCCGCGCCTTCGCCGCGCTGTGCCATGAGCTGGGCATCAAGCACCGCTTTACCCGACCTTACCGCCCACAGACCAATGGCAAGGCCGAACGCTTCATCCAGTCGGCCTTGCGTGAGTGGGCTTACGCTCACACCTACCAGAACTCCCAACACCGAGCCGATGCCATGAAATCCTGGCTACACCACTACAACTGGCATCGACCCCACCAAGGCATCGGGCGCGCTGTACCCATCTCCAGACTCAACCTGGACGAATACAACCTATTGACAGTTCACAGCTAGCGGGCCTTCTGGGCCTCGCTGCCGTTGCGGAAGATCTGGTTGACGCACAGGTTGGAGTGCGCGCCATAGGACAGCGCCACCGAGGCGCTGGCGCGCGAGATTTCCTCCATGACCAGCATATGGGCCAGGTAGCCCAGCCCGGTTCCGCCGTATTCGTCGCTGACCGTCATGCCCAGCACGCCCAGGTCGCCGAATTTGCGCCACAGGTCCATGGGGAACTGATCGCTGCGGTCGATCTCGGCCGCGCGGGGCGCGATCTCGGCGTTGGCGAAAGTGCGCACCGCGTCGCGCAGCATATCCAGGTCTTCGCCCAGATTGAAATTAAGGCCGGGAATGTCCATGGGTGTCTCCGTGATAGTGAGCACTTACACCTTTAGCGGGGCCGGGTGCACCCCGGATCGGGATTGCAGCTAGCCACATCATGCGCCGCCGCGTGGGCCCGGGCAATGATGCAGTGCAAATATTACGTTTACGTAAACGTAAAGTTGAGTCGGGTTTTCCCTAGCAGTTTCATGCGCGGGCACCGCCATGGGCACGGCCGTGCGGGCTTACTGTTTTTGCGCCAGCAGGCGCTGGCATTGCAATTCCTGCTGGGCGATTTCGGCCAGGGTATCCTCGATGTCGCGCTGTTGTTGTGTCAGGGTGGCGCGGTGCTGGGCGAGTATGGTCAGGTAGTGGCGCAGTTGCGGGGCGGTGTCGCCCGGGCCATCGTACATGTCGATCAGGCTGCGGATCTCCGACAGCAACAGGCCCAGCCGCTTGCCGCGCAGGGCCAGCTTCAGGCGCGCGCGGTCGCGCGTGCTGTAGACGCGGTTGCGGCCATCGCGCAAAGGGCTGACGATGCCCTGGTCTTCGTAGAAACGAATCGTGCGTGGCGTAATGTCGAACTCGCGTGCGAGTTCGGAGATGGTCCAGGTAGACATGAGCGTTTGGCAGTTTACGTAAACGTAAATT
It encodes:
- a CDS encoding cytochrome c, whose product is MKIIKRVLVVAILALLAAVATLYWLGTRDHVPAGPQAAPATGSADELVEQGRYLARAGNCMACHTARGGQAYAGGTPIPTPFGTLYGPNITPDAETGIGGWSADDFWQVLHNGKGPGGRLLYPAFPYTEYTRMTRADADALYAFLRTVEPVRQASRPHELASPYDQRLLLAAWRALYFEPGGPQADPGQSLQWNRGRYLTEGLGHCAACHTPRNSLGATRAAEALGGGMIDGLGWYAPPLTGQPGTGLGDWSAQDIAALLTTGIAPHSTVAGPMAEVVLGSTQYLSGDDALAIGTYLKSLPAAASPPARRGAPSATVMELGGKLYGQHCAQCHQADGKGSFPAWPALAGNPSVIAAEPANVIRMVLDGGFAPATAANPRPHGMPPFAQALPDNDIAMLVSYVRNSWGNQADAVTPLDVKRTRESGAGR
- the rapZ gene encoding RNase adapter RapZ; the encoded protein is MLRVVLITGISGSGKSVALRLLEDAGFTCIDNLPVRFLAEFIANARDDAMERVAVAIDVRSPGELAELPDVITASRAMGTSLSVIFLDANTDTLVQRYSESRRRHPLTDRLARGGKTPSLAECIALERELMAPLRDQEHVIDTSDLTPGQLRAWIRDLIQADRPPLVLTFESFAYKRGVPSDADLMFDVRCLPNPYYDRTLRPLTGRDEPVATWLGGFDIVTQMIDDIAAFIRRWLPQYTQDTRNYLTVAIGCTGGQHRSVYVVEQLARRFSDHDPLLVRHRTQLPDDPA
- a CDS encoding septal ring lytic transglycosylase RlpA family protein, whose product is MIRSRPLALLSTLLLALAIAGCSTPGKKRGGYYKDDGPDANPPSNLDNVPDATPRLEPLASGPNRPYVVFGKRYVPDTSERPFRQQGLASWYGKKFHGNSTSNGESYDMYAMTAAHPTMPIPSYARVTSKINGRTVIVRVNDRGPFHSDRIMDLSYVAAHKLGIIGPGSGPVTVERILPAEILAMNGGAAAPRPGPASATGPLPVAAPSAAAAVELHPATQLASNAPTPPRPAAGAGSGVYLQLGAFSQPANAESLVSRINGQLDPASGIPPAVVEQANNLYRVRIGPYATREAALGAVQPVADRTGILPSLSATP
- a CDS encoding IS481-like element IS481 family transposase yields the protein MNTHKHARLTFLRRLEMVQQLIAHQVCVPEAARAYGVTAPTVRKWLGRFLAQGQAGLADASSRPTVSPRAIAPAKALAIVELRRKRLTQARIAQALGVSASTVSRVLARAGLSHLADLEPAEPVVRYEHQAPGDLLHIDIKKLGRIQRPGHRVTGNRRDTVEGAGWDFVFVAIDDHARVAFTDIHPDERFPSAVQFLKDAVAYYQRLGVTIQRLLTDNGSAFRSRAFAALCHELGIKHRFTRPYRPQTNGKAERFIQSALREWAYAHTYQNSQHRADAMKSWLHHYNWHRPHQGIGRAVPISRLNLDEYNLLTVHS
- a CDS encoding MerR family transcriptional regulator, encoding MSTWTISELAREFDITPRTIRFYEDQGIVSPLRDGRNRVYSTRDRARLKLALRGKRLGLLLSEIRSLIDMYDGPGDTAPQLRHYLTILAQHRATLTQQQRDIEDTLAEIAQQELQCQRLLAQKQ